The genomic DNA GAACGGGGCTGGCAAATCGACTTTGTTGAGTTTGATTTATGCCGATAATCCGCAGTCGTATGCCAATACGCTTTATCTTTTTGATCGTAAACGTGGTTCGGGGGAAAGTATCTGGGATATAAAGAAGCGTATCGGATATGTTTCCCCGGAAATGCATCTTTTCTATATGGAGAATGTGCCGGTATTGAATATCGTCAGTTCCGGATTTTTTGACTCGATCGGGTTGTTCAGGAAATGCACGGAGAGGCAGCAACAGGTAGCTTTGGCCTGGATGCGTGTATTCGGTATTGAAGAGTTGAAAGACCGTTCTTTTCTTACACTTTCTTCCGGTGAACAGAGGTTGGCGCTTTTAGCGCGTGCGTTTGTCAAAGATCCGGACCTGATTATCTTGGATGAACCGTTGCACGGATTGGATGTGAGCAATAAAAAGAAGGTGGCTGCCATTATCGAGCAGTTCTGTTCGCGTCCGGGAAAGACGTTGATTTATGTCACGCACTATCTGCATGAATTGCCAGCTTGTGTGGATAAACGTTTTGAATTGGTTAAACACGCTTAAGGATTTGTCAGATGAAATACAAACTTGTTGCCTTTTGGTTGATCGTTTTCGGAGCTTTGTTTGCTTTTTTGCAAATGTGTTTCGAGTATCATTTTTACTATATAGAACAGAGTCAGCTGTTTTTGTTTTCCGAGGCGTATATAAGGAATAAACTGCTTCTTCCGGGTGGCTTTTCCATGTTGGTGGCGGAATTCCTGGTGCAGTTTTTTATCCGTCCCTATGTTGGGGCGTTGGTTACTGCGGTCTTATTGACAGGTGTCGGGGTTTGTACGGCTGGTATTGTGAAACGGATCGCGCCTGTTTCGGGGCTTTTTATCCTTTATGTGCTACCGATGTTGGCTTTGCTGTTCATGCATTTCGACTTCAATTACAGGGTACAGGGCACTGTTTGCTACCTGATGATGATGGCTTTGCTCTGTGGGTATATGAGGATACGGAATGATCTTTTCCGTTTGGTGGCAGGTTGTGTGTTGGTTCCGGTCTTGTTTTGGTTGGCAGGATCGATTACCGTCTTGTTTGCCGGAATGGTTTGCCTGTTCGAAGGGTTGCGGAAGACGCCTAAATGGTATATCTCGTTGATCGGGGTTGCGGAAGTTTTGCTATTGGGTGTTGGAACGGTTTATTTCTCTTTGATGGGTGAATACCGATGGGTTTTTGGTCCGGATCTGTATTACCATTATACGCTCCATCCAAAAGAAATCATTTATTATTCTTGGATTTGCCTGCCTCTGGTCTTTCTTATCGCTTTCTTTGTCCGGAATAAGAATAGTTTGTCCGGGAAGAAATTGTTTGCGGGGATCAGTTGTATTGCTCAATTGGCTATGATTGCTGCCGTTCTGTGGTGGGGAATGCCCAAATATAGCGATGCAAAGACACTGAAGTTGAAAAAACTGGATTATTTTGCCCGAACGGAACAATGGGACAAGACGATAGAAGAATGTAAAGGGAAACTGACAAATTTCTTATATATGTGCCATCTGAATATGGCATTGGCCAATAAGGGAGAACTTTCGGATAAAATGTTCAACTTCGACCAGCGGGGACCTCAAGGGTTGCTTGTACAATGGAATAAATCGGAAAATATCTCTTGCATGCTCAGTGATATCTATTTTACGATGGGGGCAACCGCTTCATCGCAGGAAATGGCTTTTGAGGGGTATGTGAGTGCTATGGAGGATGGCAATCCTCGTATGTTGAAGAGACTGGTGCAGACAAATCTGATTTACGGTACGTATCCCGTAGCTGAAAAATATATCTCAATACTTGAGAAAACATATGCATACCGGGATTGGGCTCAATCACAGCGCAAATACCTTTATAATGACGAAGTTGTCGAAAGCGATCCCATATTAGGAACCCGTAGGCGGATGTTGCCGGATCGGAATTCATTGGCAATGATAAAGGGGTTGGCAGGAGATCTGGCGCTTTTCTTGGAAAAAGGACCTGCCAACTCTGCTGCTTTGCAGTATTTGGGTGCAATGTATTTATTGGCTAAGGATCTGGAAGGATTTAAAGCGCTGGTGGAAAAATATTACGGGACAGAGTTTTTGCCCGTATTGCCCGTGCATTTTCAGGAAGCCGTTATTGTGATGTCTGAAAAAGAACCGGATTACTGGAAACGTTTCAATGTCTCCGAAACAATTGTTGCCCGCTTCACCGACTATAAAAAGCAGGTGCTTGCGAACCGCAATAACAGTGCTATTGCCGGGCTGTTGAACCGGTCGTACGGAAATACCTACTGGTTTTACTTTATGTTTAAATGATGCGTAAGAAAATGGAAAGAAAGAATGTATATATATGTATGCTGGCGGCTTTGTTGTCTTGTTCCGACTCGGTGAAAGTGAGCCGTACATTAGACGCGATGCCTGCCATTTTTCCGGATTATAACGGTGTGGTTATTCCTCCTAATATGGCTCCTTTGAATTTTGCTTTGGATGATCAGGATGCCGGATCGCGTGCTGTTTTTTCTTTTGGTGGGCAACAATTCGAGGTGAAAGGAGAAAAGGGTAGCATTGTGATTCCTCCTTCCAAATGGAAGAATTTGCTGGAATCGGCTGCCGGTGACTCCATACAGGTGACGGTCCAAGTGAAACAAGGCAATGAATGGGTGGCCTATTCTCCTTTTACTATCCGGGTTGCTCCAGAAAAGGTAGACTCTTATTTGGCTTATCGTCTGATCGATCCGGGATATGAGTTGTGGAACAAGATGGGAATCTATCAAAGGGATTTGGAGAGTTATACGCAAATTCCTATTATTGAAAATAAGATGAGTGGAAACAACTGTGTGAATTGCCATTCGTTTTGCATGCAGGATCCGAATAAGATGCTGTTTCATATGCGCGAGACTTTTCCGGGGACGATCCTGGTCGATGGCGATAAGATTGAAAAGCTGAATACCAAGACGAAGGAAACGATTTCTCCTTTGGTTTACCCTTCCTGGCATCCTTCGGGCAAATATGTGGCTTTCTCTGTGAATACAACCAAGCAGGCATTTCATCTGAATGACAGGAATAGGGTGGAAGTATATGACGAGGCTTCCGATGTAGTGGTGTACGATGTGGAAAAACACGAGATCGTGACGGCTTCAAATATCTTTTCGAAAGATGCTTTTGAAACATTTCCGACTTTCTCTCCCGACGGAAAGACACTCTATTTCTGTACAGCAGAGGCTCGACCTATTCCGCAGGAGTACTCGGAAGTCAAATATAATTTATGTTCCGTCTCTTTTGATCCGGTGACACGTGCTTTCGGGGCGCAGGTCGATACGCTTTACAATGCGAAGAGCGGTGGGATGAGTGCTTCTTTTCCGCGCGTTTCGCCTGACGGACGTTACCTTTTGTATACATTATCCGGTTATGGAAACTTTTCGATCTGGCATAAAGATGCTGATTTATATATGGCGGACCTTCAGACAGGCACGAGCCGTCCGTTGGTGGAAGTGAATAGCGACGATGTGGAAAGCTATCATTCCTGGAGTAGCAACAGTCGTTGGTTCGTATTCAGTAGCAGGAGGATAGACGGTTTATATACACGCCCATATATTGCTTATGTCGATGAAGACGGCAAAGTTGGCAAGCCCTTCCTGTTGCCTCAGAAAGATGCCGGTTTCTATCAGTCCTTTATGAAATCTTTCAATATCCCGGAATTTATAACCGGAAAGGTAAAAGTACGAGGCCGGGTCTTGGCTATTAAGGCAAAAGAGGATAAGGGGACGGATGTCAGGCTTGCTCAGCAATAAGGTTGGATAGAAAGAAAAGAAATGGTGGTGTATCAAAAGAGCTGTAATCCTTTTTTGATACACCACCATAATAATAGGCAATTTCTTTTTATGGAAGAGTAATAAGAATAGAACCACCTTCTCCTGTGTAATCAAAACCTCCTTGCAAAGCTTCTATGTAATAGTAAGGAGCTAATTGGAAAGTCTTGTCATCTAGCTGTTTATTATTTGCCAAACTGATTCCTGCAAAATCACTTGGGTGGTGGGCATAAATTGCATTTGAGGCACTTCCGTCATAATTGATTCCGATAAAGAATTTATTATAATAAATAATGCCATCCTTAATCCAAAATTCGATATAATCGCATGAAGTTGAGGCTACAGCGTTTCCCCATCCGCCATCATCATTTTTCAAACCTTGTTCATATGGTTTCATTACACGATAACGGTCAAAGCCATCCGCTTTTTGAATTTCTACATTGTAAGGCTTTTCTGTAAAAGCCAAAACGTCAGCAAATGTACCTGTTCCCAAAGATACCCAGTTATAGTCTTTATTAACCGTAACTGAAACTGTGTTACTGCCACTTACAGGTTCATTTGTATTATCCAATGTTAGTGTGATATTCAA from Parabacteroides merdae ATCC 43184 includes the following:
- a CDS encoding DUF6057 family protein; protein product: MKYKLVAFWLIVFGALFAFLQMCFEYHFYYIEQSQLFLFSEAYIRNKLLLPGGFSMLVAEFLVQFFIRPYVGALVTAVLLTGVGVCTAGIVKRIAPVSGLFILYVLPMLALLFMHFDFNYRVQGTVCYLMMMALLCGYMRIRNDLFRLVAGCVLVPVLFWLAGSITVLFAGMVCLFEGLRKTPKWYISLIGVAEVLLLGVGTVYFSLMGEYRWVFGPDLYYHYTLHPKEIIYYSWICLPLVFLIAFFVRNKNSLSGKKLFAGISCIAQLAMIAAVLWWGMPKYSDAKTLKLKKLDYFARTEQWDKTIEECKGKLTNFLYMCHLNMALANKGELSDKMFNFDQRGPQGLLVQWNKSENISCMLSDIYFTMGATASSQEMAFEGYVSAMEDGNPRMLKRLVQTNLIYGTYPVAEKYISILEKTYAYRDWAQSQRKYLYNDEVVESDPILGTRRRMLPDRNSLAMIKGLAGDLALFLEKGPANSAALQYLGAMYLLAKDLEGFKALVEKYYGTEFLPVLPVHFQEAVIVMSEKEPDYWKRFNVSETIVARFTDYKKQVLANRNNSAIAGLLNRSYGNTYWFYFMFK
- a CDS encoding TolB family protein — its product is MERKNVYICMLAALLSCSDSVKVSRTLDAMPAIFPDYNGVVIPPNMAPLNFALDDQDAGSRAVFSFGGQQFEVKGEKGSIVIPPSKWKNLLESAAGDSIQVTVQVKQGNEWVAYSPFTIRVAPEKVDSYLAYRLIDPGYELWNKMGIYQRDLESYTQIPIIENKMSGNNCVNCHSFCMQDPNKMLFHMRETFPGTILVDGDKIEKLNTKTKETISPLVYPSWHPSGKYVAFSVNTTKQAFHLNDRNRVEVYDEASDVVVYDVEKHEIVTASNIFSKDAFETFPTFSPDGKTLYFCTAEARPIPQEYSEVKYNLCSVSFDPVTRAFGAQVDTLYNAKSGGMSASFPRVSPDGRYLLYTLSGYGNFSIWHKDADLYMADLQTGTSRPLVEVNSDDVESYHSWSSNSRWFVFSSRRIDGLYTRPYIAYVDEDGKVGKPFLLPQKDAGFYQSFMKSFNIPEFITGKVKVRGRVLAIKAKEDKGTDVRLAQQ